One region of Ornithinibacter aureus genomic DNA includes:
- a CDS encoding amidohydrolase: MNDDALLAALGERISALAPALIDIRRDLHAHPELSREETRTTQSVADHLTAAGVRVRLLPGTGLLADVGPSDAVHRVALRADMDALPVRERTGLDFASTTPGVCHACGHDVHVTALIGALLALAANESALTERGVAVRGIFQAAEEMIPGGAHDAILAGALDGVDAVFAVHCDPSLDVGQVGLREGPITAACDQVAVSLHGRGGHTSRPQLTEDLTYALAKVVTDVPAALSRRLDPRAGAALVWGTITAGRAPNVIPSTGECTGTLRMLDAHAWLTVGPLLEEIVHGVVAPYGVQAKVERVKGVPPVVNTSDGIQSFRLAALAGAMVPVSTTQSLGGEDFSWYLAQAPGAMARLGTRTHGGPTFDLHQGDLVVDEDAIALGARLLASVAIVWHTDANRRALDPLETT; encoded by the coding sequence ATGAACGACGATGCCCTCCTCGCCGCGCTCGGCGAGCGCATCTCCGCACTCGCACCCGCACTCATCGACATCCGGCGTGACCTGCACGCCCACCCCGAGTTGTCGCGCGAGGAGACGCGCACGACGCAGTCCGTGGCCGACCACCTCACCGCCGCCGGGGTGCGCGTTCGCCTGCTGCCCGGAACCGGTCTGCTCGCCGACGTCGGGCCTTCGGATGCCGTGCACCGGGTCGCGCTGCGCGCGGACATGGACGCCTTGCCGGTTCGCGAGCGCACCGGCCTCGACTTCGCCTCCACCACGCCCGGTGTGTGCCACGCCTGCGGGCACGACGTGCACGTCACGGCGCTCATCGGGGCTCTGCTGGCACTGGCCGCCAACGAGTCGGCGCTCACCGAGCGTGGTGTCGCTGTTCGTGGCATCTTCCAGGCGGCCGAGGAGATGATCCCCGGCGGTGCCCACGACGCCATCCTCGCCGGGGCCCTCGACGGGGTCGACGCGGTCTTCGCGGTGCACTGCGACCCCAGCCTCGACGTCGGACAGGTGGGCCTTCGCGAGGGGCCGATCACCGCGGCCTGCGACCAGGTGGCGGTCTCCCTCCACGGCCGCGGCGGACACACCTCCCGCCCGCAACTGACCGAGGACCTCACCTACGCGCTCGCCAAGGTCGTCACCGACGTGCCCGCCGCGCTCTCCCGCCGGCTGGACCCCCGCGCCGGGGCCGCCCTGGTGTGGGGCACGATCACCGCCGGCCGCGCCCCCAACGTCATCCCGTCGACGGGTGAGTGCACCGGCACGCTGCGCATGCTCGACGCGCACGCCTGGCTCACCGTCGGCCCGCTGCTCGAGGAGATCGTCCACGGGGTCGTCGCTCCTTACGGGGTGCAGGCCAAGGTGGAGCGGGTCAAGGGGGTGCCGCCCGTCGTCAACACCAGCGACGGCATCCAGTCGTTCCGCCTCGCTGCCCTCGCCGGCGCCATGGTCCCCGTCTCCACGACCCAGTCGCTCGGTGGCGAGGACTTCTCCTGGTACCTCGCGCAGGCACCCGGCGCGATGGCTCGCCTGGGCACCCGCACCCACGGGGGGCCCACGTTCGACCTGCACCAGGGTGACCTCGTCGTCGACGAGGACGCCATCGCGCTCGGCGCCCGCCTCCTGGCATCGGTGGCGATCGTCTGGCACACCGACGCGAACCGTCGCGCCCTCGACCCGCTGGAGACCACATGA
- a CDS encoding cytidine deaminase, with product MSTADVDWDALHAEAVRMTTLAYAPYSQYRVGVAGFVEDGRMVSGCNVENAGYGVTLCAECGMVSQLHATGGGLLTAVYCVDGAGQALMPCGRCRQLLWENGTPQTLLMTPLGVLPMEQVLPQAFGPEHLKKGARP from the coding sequence ATGAGCACCGCCGACGTCGACTGGGACGCCCTGCACGCCGAGGCCGTGCGGATGACGACCCTGGCCTACGCCCCCTACAGCCAGTACCGCGTCGGGGTCGCAGGCTTCGTCGAGGACGGCCGGATGGTCTCCGGGTGCAACGTCGAGAACGCCGGCTACGGGGTGACCCTGTGCGCCGAGTGCGGCATGGTGTCGCAGCTGCACGCCACCGGCGGCGGCCTGCTGACCGCGGTCTACTGCGTCGACGGCGCTGGCCAGGCCCTGATGCCGTGCGGCCGCTGCCGCCAGCTGCTCTGGGAGAACGGCACCCCGCAGACCCTGCTCATGACCCCGCTCGGCGTGCTGCCGATGGAGCAGGTCCTGCCCCAGGCATTCGGCCCCGAGCACCTGAAGAAGGGTGCCCGGCCCTGA
- a CDS encoding thymidine phosphorylase, with translation MTESFDAVDVITTKRDRHELSDDQIRWVIDAYTRGVVADEQMSSLAMAVLLNGMTRREIATWTAAMIASGERMDFSALSRPTADKHSTGGVGDKITLPLAPLVAVFGVAVPQLSGRGLGHTGGTLDKLESVAGWQAALSNEAMMRQLEDVGAVICAAGSGLAPADKKLYALRDVTGTVEAIPLIASSIMSKKIAEGTGALVLDVKVGSGAFMKNREDATELARTMVDLGTDAGVNTVALLTDMSVPLGLTAGNALEVRESVEVLAGGGPADVVELTVRLAEEMLDAAGRGGQDVAAALKDGRAMDAWKAMISAQGGDPDAPLPTARETQEVRATASGVLSGLDAYAVGVAAWRLGAGRARKEDPVQAGAGIEIHAKPGDEVREGDALLTLHTDTPERFERAVAALDGGITIAPAGTSVERPPIVIDRIA, from the coding sequence ATGACCGAATCCTTCGATGCCGTCGACGTCATCACCACCAAGCGGGACCGCCACGAGCTGTCCGACGACCAGATCCGTTGGGTCATCGACGCGTACACGCGCGGCGTCGTGGCCGACGAGCAGATGAGCTCCCTCGCCATGGCCGTCCTGCTCAACGGCATGACCCGACGTGAGATCGCGACCTGGACCGCGGCGATGATCGCCAGCGGTGAGCGGATGGACTTCTCCGCCCTGTCGCGACCCACCGCCGACAAGCACTCCACGGGCGGGGTCGGCGACAAGATCACCCTGCCGCTGGCACCACTGGTCGCCGTGTTCGGCGTCGCCGTGCCGCAGCTGTCGGGGCGCGGCCTCGGCCACACCGGTGGCACGCTCGACAAGCTCGAGTCGGTCGCTGGATGGCAGGCCGCCCTGTCCAACGAGGCGATGATGCGCCAGCTCGAGGACGTCGGTGCGGTCATCTGCGCCGCCGGGTCGGGCCTGGCTCCCGCCGACAAGAAGCTGTACGCGCTGCGTGACGTCACTGGCACCGTCGAGGCCATCCCGCTCATCGCGAGCTCGATCATGAGCAAGAAGATCGCCGAGGGCACGGGTGCCCTGGTGCTCGACGTCAAGGTCGGCAGCGGCGCCTTCATGAAGAACCGCGAGGACGCCACTGAGCTCGCCCGCACGATGGTCGACCTCGGCACGGATGCCGGCGTGAACACCGTCGCCCTCCTCACCGACATGTCGGTCCCCCTGGGCCTCACGGCGGGCAACGCGCTCGAGGTCCGCGAGTCGGTCGAGGTGCTCGCCGGTGGCGGGCCCGCCGACGTCGTCGAGCTCACCGTGCGCCTGGCGGAGGAGATGTTGGATGCCGCGGGTCGCGGTGGTCAGGACGTCGCCGCAGCGCTGAAGGACGGTCGCGCGATGGACGCCTGGAAGGCGATGATCTCCGCGCAGGGCGGTGACCCGGACGCCCCGCTGCCGACGGCCAGGGAGACGCAGGAGGTGCGGGCCACGGCATCCGGCGTGCTGTCCGGTCTCGACGCGTACGCCGTGGGTGTCGCCGCGTGGCGCCTCGGCGCGGGCCGGGCCCGCAAGGAGGACCCGGTGCAGGCCGGCGCCGGCATCGAGATCCACGCCAAGCCCGGCGACGAGGTCCGCGAGGGTGACGCGCTGCTCACGCTGCACACCGACACTCCCGAGCGCTTCGAGCGTGCCGTCGCCGCCCTCGACGGCGGCATCACCATCGCGCCGGCCGGCACCTCGGTCGAGCGCCCGCCCATCGTCATCGACAGGATCGCTTGA
- a CDS encoding adenosine deaminase, producing MSSAVALTPSIVARAPKALLHDHLDGGLRPQTIVDLAAESGYDGLPTTDAVELGQWFLDSADSGSLVRYLETFSHTVAVMQTREQLVRVARECALDLAADGVVYAESRFAPEQHLAGGLSLEHVVEAVLEGFAQGQQEAAAAGTPIRVVTLLTAMRHAARSREIAELAVRYRDQGVGGFDIAGAEAGFPPTRHLDAFEYLRRENAHFTIHAGEAFGLPSIWEAIQWCGADRLGHGVRIVDDIETGADGIPVLGRLAAYVRDMRIPLEMAPSSNLQTGAAESIAAHPITLLKNLRFRVTINTDNRLMSGTSMTREMQLLVDEAGWTIEDLRWATINAMKSAFLPFDERLEIIEHVVKPGYAALGARA from the coding sequence ATGTCCTCCGCGGTTGCCCTGACTCCCTCCATCGTCGCCCGCGCCCCGAAGGCGCTGCTGCACGACCACCTCGACGGCGGGCTGCGGCCGCAGACCATCGTCGACCTGGCCGCGGAGAGCGGTTACGACGGGTTGCCCACGACGGATGCCGTCGAGCTGGGGCAATGGTTCCTGGACTCCGCGGACTCGGGCTCCCTGGTGCGCTACCTCGAGACGTTCTCGCACACCGTGGCGGTGATGCAGACGCGTGAGCAGCTCGTGCGGGTCGCCCGCGAGTGCGCGCTCGACCTCGCCGCTGACGGTGTCGTCTACGCGGAGTCGCGGTTCGCTCCCGAGCAGCACCTGGCCGGCGGGCTCTCGCTCGAGCACGTCGTCGAGGCGGTGCTCGAGGGGTTCGCGCAGGGGCAGCAGGAGGCGGCCGCGGCCGGCACGCCGATCCGGGTCGTCACGCTGCTCACGGCGATGCGCCACGCCGCCCGCAGCCGCGAGATCGCCGAGCTGGCCGTGCGCTACCGCGATCAGGGCGTCGGGGGTTTCGACATCGCCGGTGCCGAGGCCGGGTTCCCTCCCACCCGCCACCTCGACGCCTTCGAGTACCTGCGTCGCGAGAACGCCCACTTCACGATCCACGCGGGTGAGGCCTTCGGGCTGCCCTCGATCTGGGAGGCCATCCAGTGGTGTGGCGCAGATCGGCTCGGGCACGGCGTGCGGATCGTCGACGACATCGAGACGGGGGCGGACGGCATCCCCGTTCTCGGTCGGTTGGCCGCCTACGTGCGCGACATGCGCATCCCGCTCGAGATGGCGCCGAGCTCGAACCTGCAGACCGGGGCCGCCGAGTCGATCGCGGCGCACCCGATCACCCTGCTGAAGAACCTGCGCTTCCGGGTGACGATCAACACCGACAACCGGCTCATGAGTGGCACGTCGATGACCCGCGAGATGCAGCTGCTCGTCGACGAGGCCGGTTGGACCATCGAGGACCTGCGCTGGGCGACGATCAACGCGATGAAGTCGGCGTTCCTGCCGTTCGACGAGCGGCTGGAGATCATCGAGCACGTCGTGAAGCCCGGCTACGCAGCCCTGGGCGCCCGCGCCTGA
- a CDS encoding RDD family protein produces MSDPGGYRSYAGDDMITGEGVAVEVPVASVAARMASGAIDVVVTLVVLIAGVFAIGFVAGGVSDAVIGILFIGLSVLAFIVLPTAVETLTRGRSLGRMALGLRTLRDDGGPTTFRHALVRGLVGYVEIYLLLGVPAVIASMVHPRAKRLGDMAAGTIVISQRAALRLTPPPPMPPALMPWALSADIAALPSGLTVAIRQFLARAPGLSPASRHTLGVDLLASTLAYVAPQPPPGFHPEVVLSAIVAQRRRRDLDRLWREEQLRGRVLPADPLTR; encoded by the coding sequence GTGAGCGATCCGGGGGGCTACCGCAGTTACGCCGGGGACGACATGATCACCGGCGAAGGCGTGGCCGTCGAGGTGCCGGTCGCGAGCGTCGCCGCCCGCATGGCGTCCGGGGCCATCGACGTCGTCGTCACGCTCGTGGTCCTGATCGCCGGGGTGTTCGCGATCGGTTTCGTCGCGGGCGGTGTGTCGGATGCCGTGATCGGGATCCTGTTCATCGGGCTCAGCGTCCTGGCCTTCATCGTCCTCCCGACGGCGGTCGAGACCCTGACACGTGGACGCAGCCTCGGGCGGATGGCTCTCGGGTTGCGCACCCTGCGCGACGACGGCGGCCCGACGACCTTCCGGCACGCCCTCGTCCGTGGCCTCGTGGGCTACGTCGAGATCTACCTGTTGTTGGGTGTCCCAGCCGTCATCGCGTCGATGGTGCACCCGCGCGCCAAGCGGCTCGGCGACATGGCTGCCGGCACCATCGTCATCTCCCAGCGGGCGGCGCTGCGCCTGACCCCTCCCCCGCCGATGCCGCCGGCCCTGATGCCCTGGGCCCTGTCGGCAGACATCGCCGCCCTGCCCTCCGGCCTGACCGTCGCCATTCGGCAGTTCCTGGCCCGGGCACCGGGTCTGTCACCGGCCTCGCGCCACACCCTCGGGGTCGACCTGTTGGCCTCGACCCTGGCCTACGTCGCGCCCCAACCGCCGCCCGGGTTCCATCCCGAGGTGGTCCTGTCGGCCATCGTCGCGCAGCGGCGTCGCCGCGACCTCGACCGCCTCTGGCGCGAGGAGCAGCTGCGCGGCCGCGTCCTGCCGGCAGACCCCCTCACGCGCTAA
- a CDS encoding stage II sporulation protein M yields the protein MDLDAYLMVHQPQWKRLEELSGRRRLSGAEADELLDLYQRVSTHLSVVRSGSPDPSVVSYLSSVLARARVASAGARTSTWSDLLAFFTHTFPAALYRTRWWWLTTTLASVALAAFVAWWAIDNPQVWSNQLTPAEIEAYVGTDFENYYSEYPHAEFGTLVWFNNARVAALCIALGVLGLPVLYVLGANVVSVGVAAALMISNDRGALFFGLILPHGLLELTAVFVAAGIGLRLFWSWVDPGPVSRLESFAAAGRTAIAISLGLVVVLFVSGAIEGFVTPSGLPTWARILIGVVAEALFFAYVFVVGRAAVAQGATGDVMARDAGDVAPVTAA from the coding sequence GTGGATCTCGACGCCTACCTCATGGTGCACCAGCCCCAGTGGAAGCGCCTCGAGGAGCTGTCCGGCCGTCGGCGTCTCAGCGGGGCCGAGGCCGATGAGCTGCTCGACCTCTACCAGCGGGTGTCGACCCATCTGTCGGTCGTGCGGTCCGGCAGCCCCGACCCGTCGGTCGTCAGCTACCTGTCCTCCGTGCTGGCCCGGGCCCGGGTCGCCTCGGCCGGAGCGCGCACCTCGACCTGGTCGGACCTGTTGGCGTTCTTCACCCACACGTTCCCGGCGGCGCTGTACCGCACGCGCTGGTGGTGGCTCACCACGACCCTGGCAAGCGTCGCGCTGGCCGCGTTCGTGGCGTGGTGGGCCATCGACAACCCGCAGGTGTGGAGCAATCAGCTGACGCCTGCGGAGATCGAGGCGTACGTCGGCACCGACTTCGAGAACTACTACTCCGAGTACCCGCACGCCGAGTTCGGCACGCTCGTGTGGTTCAACAACGCCCGGGTCGCGGCACTGTGCATCGCGCTCGGGGTGCTCGGGCTGCCCGTGCTCTACGTGCTGGGCGCGAACGTCGTCAGCGTCGGGGTGGCTGCCGCCCTGATGATCAGCAACGACCGCGGCGCCCTGTTCTTCGGCCTGATCCTGCCGCACGGTCTGCTCGAGCTCACGGCCGTCTTCGTGGCGGCGGGAATCGGGTTGCGGCTGTTCTGGTCGTGGGTCGACCCCGGGCCGGTGAGCCGGCTCGAGTCGTTCGCGGCGGCAGGCCGCACGGCCATCGCGATCTCGCTCGGGCTCGTCGTCGTGCTGTTCGTGAGCGGTGCGATCGAGGGTTTCGTCACGCCATCCGGGTTGCCCACGTGGGCGCGCATCCTCATCGGGGTGGTCGCCGAGGCGCTCTTCTTCGCCTACGTGTTCGTGGTCGGGCGGGCCGCCGTGGCGCAGGGGGCCACGGGTGACGTGATGGCGCGCGATGCGGGTGACGTCGCTCCCGTCACCGCCGCCTGA
- a CDS encoding DUF58 domain-containing protein, whose product MAITWRSVVLVLLGLAPVAVWPSGATVRWWLLAVALLIALDVLLASRPGVLDIVRSAPTQVRLGERTTSTLWITNTSGRGVRGQLRDAWPPSAGAVDAVHDLAVPPHERVRLTTMFAPTRRGDRNADRVTVRLRGPLGLAARQRSFPVPGSFRALHAFPSRRHLPSRLAVLRQLDGRAAVRTRGQGTEFDSLREYVEGDDVRSIDWRATARRQHLVVRTWQPEQHRRVIIVLDTSRTSAGRIGDAPRLDAAMDATLLLTALAGHARDRVQVLAGDRVVHARISGTDRARLLHDTISTLAPVESRLVEADWRALATEVVRLGTHRALVVLITSLESAAIEEGLLPVLPALAAHHRVVVASVSDPALVGMAAARSTTSEVYDAAAAERTVALRRRTASALEQLGVDVIDVGPDELPVRLADHYLMLKRQGLL is encoded by the coding sequence ATGGCGATCACCTGGCGCTCGGTCGTGCTGGTCCTGCTGGGGCTGGCACCGGTCGCCGTCTGGCCGAGCGGCGCGACGGTGCGCTGGTGGCTGCTCGCCGTCGCCCTGCTCATCGCGCTCGACGTGCTGCTGGCGAGCCGTCCGGGGGTGCTCGACATCGTGCGCAGCGCGCCGACCCAGGTTCGACTCGGCGAACGGACGACCAGCACCCTGTGGATCACCAACACCTCCGGCCGCGGGGTTCGTGGTCAGCTGCGGGACGCGTGGCCTCCGTCGGCAGGGGCGGTGGATGCCGTGCACGACCTCGCGGTGCCGCCTCACGAACGGGTTCGGTTGACCACCATGTTCGCCCCGACCCGGCGCGGTGATCGCAACGCCGACCGGGTGACGGTTCGGCTGCGCGGCCCGCTCGGGCTGGCGGCCCGGCAGCGCTCGTTCCCCGTGCCCGGCTCGTTCCGAGCCCTGCATGCCTTCCCGTCGCGGCGCCACCTCCCGAGCCGGTTGGCGGTCCTTCGCCAGCTGGACGGCCGGGCGGCGGTGCGGACCCGCGGCCAGGGCACCGAGTTCGACAGCCTGCGCGAGTACGTGGAGGGCGACGACGTGCGCTCGATCGACTGGCGGGCCACGGCTCGGCGCCAGCACCTCGTCGTGCGCACCTGGCAACCCGAGCAGCACCGGCGGGTCATCATCGTGCTCGATACCTCACGCACGAGCGCCGGGCGCATCGGTGACGCACCCCGCCTGGATGCCGCGATGGATGCCACGCTGCTGCTCACTGCGCTGGCCGGTCACGCTCGCGACCGGGTGCAGGTGCTGGCCGGTGACCGGGTCGTCCACGCCCGGATCAGCGGCACCGACCGCGCCCGGTTGCTGCACGACACGATCAGCACCCTCGCCCCGGTCGAATCCCGGCTGGTCGAGGCCGACTGGCGAGCCCTGGCCACCGAGGTGGTGCGACTGGGCACCCACCGGGCGCTCGTCGTGCTCATCACGTCGCTGGAGTCCGCGGCCATCGAGGAAGGACTGCTCCCCGTGCTGCCCGCCCTTGCGGCCCACCACCGGGTGGTCGTCGCCTCGGTGAGCGACCCGGCGCTCGTGGGGATGGCAGCCGCACGCTCCACGACGTCCGAGGTCTATGACGCAGCCGCCGCGGAACGCACGGTGGCGCTGCGCCGCCGCACGGCATCCGCGCTGGAGCAGTTGGGGGTCGATGTCATCGACGTCGGGCCCGACGAGCTGCCGGTGCGGCTGGCCGACCACTACCTCATGCTCAAGCGCCAGGGCCTGCTCTGA
- a CDS encoding AAA family ATPase, whose amino-acid sequence MTDSPHADAWRPSGSENPASATNPVSAEGARAALLAVRAEVAKAVVGQDAAVAGLLVALLCRGHILLEGVPGVAKTLLVRALAASLDIETRRVQFTPDLMPGDLTGSLVFDARESDFTFRPGPVFTNLMLADEINRTPPKTQSAMLEAMEERQVSVDGHPHPLPNPFMVAATQNPVEYEGTYPLPEAQLDRFLLKVVLPLPGRDDEVQVLRRHANGFDPRDLAAAGIRPVASVADLDAGVAAVRAVSISDEVAAYIVDIARATRVSPSLALGVSPRGATALMATSRAWAWLAGRTFVTPDDVKALAHATLAHRLSLRPEAELEGVGVSAVLDSALGSVPVPR is encoded by the coding sequence ATGACCGACTCACCACACGCCGACGCCTGGCGCCCGTCAGGCTCCGAGAACCCTGCGAGCGCCACGAACCCGGTGAGCGCCGAGGGCGCCCGCGCGGCCCTGCTCGCCGTGCGCGCCGAGGTCGCCAAGGCCGTCGTCGGGCAGGATGCCGCGGTCGCCGGGCTGCTCGTCGCCCTGCTGTGTCGCGGCCACATCCTGCTCGAAGGGGTGCCTGGTGTCGCCAAGACGCTGCTGGTGCGCGCCCTCGCCGCCTCGCTCGACATCGAGACGCGGCGGGTGCAGTTCACCCCTGACCTCATGCCCGGTGACCTCACCGGTTCGCTGGTCTTCGACGCCCGCGAGAGCGACTTCACCTTCCGCCCGGGGCCGGTCTTCACCAACCTCATGCTCGCCGACGAGATCAACCGCACTCCCCCGAAGACGCAGTCGGCGATGCTCGAGGCGATGGAGGAGCGCCAGGTCAGCGTCGACGGCCACCCCCACCCGCTGCCGAACCCGTTCATGGTGGCCGCGACCCAGAACCCCGTCGAGTACGAGGGCACCTACCCGCTCCCCGAGGCGCAGCTCGACCGCTTCCTGCTCAAGGTCGTGCTGCCCCTGCCCGGCCGCGACGACGAGGTGCAGGTGCTGCGGCGCCACGCGAACGGGTTCGACCCACGCGACCTGGCCGCGGCCGGCATCCGCCCGGTCGCCAGCGTCGCCGACCTCGATGCCGGTGTCGCAGCGGTGCGCGCGGTCTCCATCTCCGACGAGGTGGCTGCCTACATCGTCGACATCGCCCGGGCGACGCGGGTCTCGCCGTCGCTGGCCCTGGGCGTGTCCCCCCGTGGTGCCACGGCGCTCATGGCGACGAGCCGGGCGTGGGCCTGGCTGGCCGGGCGCACGTTCGTCACCCCCGACGACGTCAAGGCCCTCGCGCACGCGACGCTGGCGCACCGGCTGTCGCTGCGCCCCGAGGCCGAGCTCGAGGGCGTCGGCGTCAGTGCGGTGCTCGACAGTGCCCTCGGTTCGGTGCCCGTCCCCCGCTGA
- a CDS encoding DUF4350 domain-containing protein yields the protein MTAGAPTTQSAPADVLSAGDAGGMPRAAAPRARRRRRMGAYALAVTLGLTLIALLALTAQRPGEPLDPQSPRPNGARALVEVLREQGVDVEVVRSVADLEALSPDADTTVVMSNPANLGPGATAGLREATTTAGRLVLLGVDNDHLDELGLPVRAFGGSAGDLVARCSSSIARDSDVVSVTESRYLVEDGASGVRTCFALPDPESLTGEPAPGGVHGSGMVELGGTATAPDVVLIGFGSSWSNEYIAENSNAGTAVRALGSSPRLVWYHPGAQDLALAGGERPEDVWPAWTGSALAIVSVAILALALVRGRRLGRLVREPLPVVVRAIETTESRGRLYRRAGDPGRAAAVLRAATAERLGRRLAVSPGAGPAGLVPAVAVATGRPTDEVAGILFGPAPQDDAALIHLAQQLTDLEERAHHP from the coding sequence ATGACCGCCGGCGCCCCCACCACCCAGTCCGCGCCCGCCGACGTCCTCTCGGCTGGCGACGCCGGTGGGATGCCGCGTGCAGCGGCGCCGCGCGCACGGCGACGTCGTCGAATGGGCGCCTACGCCCTCGCCGTGACGCTCGGTCTGACCCTCATCGCCCTCCTGGCCCTCACGGCCCAGCGGCCGGGAGAGCCGCTGGACCCGCAGAGCCCACGCCCGAACGGGGCACGAGCGCTCGTCGAGGTGCTGCGCGAGCAGGGCGTCGACGTCGAGGTCGTCCGCTCGGTCGCAGACCTCGAGGCGCTCAGCCCCGACGCCGACACCACGGTGGTGATGAGCAACCCCGCCAACCTCGGTCCGGGAGCCACCGCAGGTCTGCGCGAGGCGACGACCACGGCCGGTCGGCTCGTCCTGCTCGGGGTGGACAACGACCACCTCGACGAGCTCGGGCTGCCCGTGCGAGCGTTCGGCGGTTCTGCCGGCGACCTCGTGGCGCGCTGCTCCTCGAGCATCGCCCGTGACAGTGACGTCGTCTCGGTCACCGAGAGCCGCTACCTCGTCGAGGACGGAGCGAGCGGGGTGCGGACCTGCTTCGCCCTGCCCGACCCCGAGAGCCTGACCGGCGAGCCCGCCCCCGGTGGTGTCCACGGCTCCGGCATGGTCGAGCTGGGGGGCACCGCGACAGCACCGGACGTCGTCCTGATCGGGTTCGGGTCCTCGTGGAGCAACGAGTACATCGCCGAGAACAGCAATGCCGGCACCGCGGTGCGCGCGCTCGGCTCGTCCCCGCGCCTGGTCTGGTACCACCCCGGAGCCCAGGATCTCGCGCTCGCTGGCGGCGAGCGGCCGGAGGATGTGTGGCCGGCGTGGACCGGGTCTGCCCTCGCCATCGTCTCGGTCGCGATTCTCGCCCTCGCTCTGGTGCGCGGACGCCGCCTCGGGCGGCTCGTGCGCGAACCACTGCCCGTCGTCGTGCGGGCCATCGAGACGACCGAGAGCCGCGGACGGTTGTACCGCCGAGCCGGTGACCCCGGCCGGGCCGCCGCCGTGCTGCGGGCCGCCACGGCTGAACGCCTCGGCCGTCGGCTCGCCGTCTCCCCCGGCGCCGGCCCGGCGGGCCTCGTTCCTGCCGTGGCCGTCGCGACCGGTCGCCCGACCGACGAAGTCGCTGGCATCCTGTTCGGGCCTGCGCCCCAGGACGACGCGGCCCTGATCCACCTCGCCCAGCAGCTCACCGACCTCGAGGAGAGGGCCCACCACCCATGA
- a CDS encoding DUF4129 domain-containing protein, translating into MRLDPPLDPTSPEARTWLENELSKGIYRDDRSLLERLQNWLMELLSSTGSGSLPAWLIAVAIGIALAVLALVVARSVRAERRMTVDRPHGVLDGPTRTATEHRAEAARALAAGDHATAVVESYRAIARSAVERTLLDDLPGRTAHEVAIALAPAFPASADRLRDAADTFDAVLYGRRAAAPEAARDLVALDTTLATTRPVLPEVPSQAGAGR; encoded by the coding sequence GTGCGCCTCGATCCACCGCTCGACCCCACGTCCCCCGAGGCGCGGACCTGGCTCGAGAACGAGCTGAGCAAGGGCATCTACCGCGACGACCGCAGCCTGCTGGAACGCCTGCAGAACTGGCTCATGGAGCTGTTGTCCAGCACCGGGTCAGGCAGCCTGCCCGCGTGGTTGATCGCCGTGGCGATCGGCATCGCCCTGGCCGTGCTCGCCCTCGTGGTGGCGCGTTCGGTGCGGGCCGAGCGTCGCATGACGGTCGACCGACCCCACGGCGTCCTCGACGGCCCGACGCGCACGGCCACCGAACACCGGGCCGAGGCTGCCCGGGCGCTGGCAGCGGGCGATCACGCCACGGCAGTCGTCGAGTCCTACCGCGCCATTGCCCGCTCGGCCGTCGAGCGCACCCTGCTCGACGACCTGCCCGGCCGCACCGCCCACGAGGTGGCGATCGCGCTGGCACCCGCCTTCCCGGCATCCGCCGATCGCCTGCGCGATGCTGCCGACACCTTCGACGCCGTGCTCTACGGGCGCCGGGCCGCCGCTCCCGAGGCCGCTCGCGACCTGGTCGCCCTCGACACCACGCTGGCCACCACCCGGCCCGTGCTCCCCGAGGTGCCCTCGCAGGCCGGGGCCGGCCGATGA
- a CDS encoding uridine kinase family protein, producing the protein MAHDPTTSSASGSSGSPSRQRVVVLAGPSGSGKSRLASRLNSTHGWPIFRLDDFYRDLDDPALPRSEELGIVDWDHPDSWDADRALAALLELVDTGRTDTPDYDISTSRAVGQRELTAAPDDLVLAEGIFAAEVVARLESVGILHSAWCVHHRPSVTFVRRLARDLKERRKPPITLVRRGLALMRAEPEIVRRQTDLGALPARATEVERQLRRDVSGVV; encoded by the coding sequence GTGGCCCACGATCCGACGACCTCCTCTGCCTCCGGATCCTCGGGCTCACCGTCCCGCCAGCGCGTGGTCGTGCTCGCCGGGCCGAGCGGATCGGGCAAGTCGCGCCTGGCGTCGCGCCTGAACAGCACCCACGGGTGGCCGATCTTCCGGCTCGACGACTTCTACCGCGACCTCGACGACCCGGCCCTGCCCCGCAGTGAGGAGCTCGGCATCGTCGACTGGGACCACCCTGACAGCTGGGATGCCGACCGCGCCCTCGCAGCGCTCCTCGAGCTCGTCGACACCGGCCGCACCGACACCCCCGACTACGACATCTCCACCAGCCGCGCCGTGGGCCAGCGCGAGCTCACGGCCGCCCCGGACGACCTCGTCCTCGCCGAGGGCATCTTCGCCGCCGAGGTCGTCGCGCGGCTGGAGTCGGTCGGCATCCTGCACAGCGCGTGGTGCGTGCACCACCGGCCGTCGGTGACCTTCGTGCGACGCCTGGCTCGCGACCTCAAGGAGCGTCGCAAGCCCCCGATCACGCTCGTGCGCCGTGGCCTGGCCCTCATGCGGGCCGAACCCGAGATCGTGCGCCGCCAGACCGACCTCGGCGCCCTGCCCGCCCGCGCCACCGAGGTCGAGCGCCAGTTGAGAAGGGACGTCAGCGGCGTCGTCTAG